The Humulus lupulus chromosome 3, drHumLupu1.1, whole genome shotgun sequence genome window below encodes:
- the LOC133821969 gene encoding pectinesterase, which produces MDYYNHHRVMLATFCAYFLLFFSIHVVHGTTTTNNNTIISPCSQTPYPHVCHFYMTKNNNYLPSTLDNNRFNSDFSFRDLALKVTMEQAVEAQRLVAAIDTNSFDARGKAAWQDCVELYKGTVDLLNRSISNSKNVNKNTHLDTHTWLSASFANHQTCRNGFDEFGLSSSHFETNFPSMLGNFSKLLSNSLAIHKSVSPKTTSFGKDTTTTHGRRLLSDDHHDGSSFWPEWLSVANRKLLQSGTKAADVVVAQDGSGDYKTISEGVQAAAKLGGVSKRIVIHVKSGVYKENVEIKKDINNLMVIGDGIDATVVTGNRNQVDGSTTFGSATFAVSGDSFIAQDMTFVNTAGPAKHQAVALRSGSDHSVFYRCSFKGYQDTLYVYSQRQFYRDCDIYGTVDFIFGDAVAVIQNSNINAIKPMEGQKNTVTAQARTDPNENTGIVIHNSRISAASDTYLGRPWQKYSRTIVMKTGLAGNINPAGWLPWSGNFALSTLYYAEYMNTGAGAGTGGRVNWPGYHVLTSPAEAGKYTVGNFLAGSSWIPSGIPFSSSL; this is translated from the exons atggattattatAACCATCACCGTGTTATGTTAGCCACTTTTTGCGCATATTTTCTACTCTTTTTTTCTATCCACGTAGTGCATggcactactactactaataataaCACTATTATATCACCATGCAGCCAAACCCCATATCCTCATGTGTGTCATTTTTACATGACCAAAAATAATAACTATCTCCCGTCAACCCTAGACAACAACCGTTTCAACTCGGACTTTTCCTTCCGTGACTTGGCCCTGAAAGTCACCATGGAGCAAGCCGTCGAGGCACAGCGCCTGGTCGCGGCCATCGACACGAACTCGTTCGACGCGCGCGGAAAGGCGGCCTGGCAAGACTGTGTCGAGCTCTACAAGGGCACCGTCGACCTCCTCAACCGTTCTATTTCGAACTCCAAAAACGTTAACAAGAACACTCATCTCGACACCCATACATGGTTGAGTGCTTCCTTTGCAAATCACCAAACTTGTCGAAACGGTTTCGACGAGTTCGGGCTCTCTTCTTCCCACTTTGAAACCAATTTCCCTTCCATGCTTGGCAACTTCTCCAAGTTGCTTAGCAACTCCCTTGCGATTCATAAGTCCGTTTCGCCTAAAACTACGTCGTTTGGCAAAGACACTACTACCACTCATGGACGACGGTTGCTTTCTGATGATCACCACGACGGGTCTTCGTTCTGGCCGGAGTGGCTTTCGGTGGCTAACCGAAAGCTTCTTCAATCTGGGACGAAAGCCGCTGATGTGGTGGTGGCCCAAGACGGCTCCGGGGACTATAAGACTATCTCGGAGGGTGTTCAGGCGGCGGCTAAGCTCGGTGGTGTGAGTAAGAGAATCGTTATACATGTGAAATCGGGTGTTTATAAGGAAAATGTTGAAATTAAAAAAGATATAAATAATTTAATGGTTATTGGGGATGGTATCGATGCTACTGTCGTTACAGGAAATCGAAATCAGGTTGATGGTTCAACAACTTTTGGATCGGCCACTTTTG CGGTTTCCGGCGACAGCTTCATCGCTCAGGACATGACGTTCGTAAACACCGCCGGACCGGCGAAGCATCAAGCTGTGGCCCTCCGTTCCGGCTCCGATCATTCCGTCTTCTACCGCTGCAGCTTCAAAGGCTACCAAGACACCTTATACGTCTACTCTCAGCGCCAGTTCTATCGGGATTGTGACATCTACGGCACCGTTGACTTCATCTTCGGCGACGCGGTCGCCGTCATCCAAAACTCAAACATCAACGCCATAAAACCCATGGAAGGACAGAAAAACACCGTCACAGCCCAAGCCCGGACCGACCCAAATGAGAACACGGGCATCGTTATCCACAACTCTCGTATTTCGGCGGCTTCTGACACCTATCTCGGTCGGCCATGGCAGAAGTATTCGAGAACGATTGTCATGAAGACTGGTCTTGCCGGGAATATTAACCCTGCCGGTTGGCTTCCGTGGAGCGGGAATTTCGCTCTAAGTACTCTTTATTACGCTGAGTACATGAACACCGGCGCCGGCGCTGGAACTGGCGGGAGGGTTAACTGGCCTGGTTATCATGTTTTGACGAGTCCGGCGGAGGCCGGGAAGTATACTGTGGGAAATTTCTTGGCCGGAAGTTCGTGGATTCCGTCAGGAATTCCTTTTTCATCCTCTCTGTGA